Proteins co-encoded in one Astyanax mexicanus isolate ESR-SI-001 chromosome 1, AstMex3_surface, whole genome shotgun sequence genomic window:
- the LOC111193298 gene encoding free fatty acid receptor 2-like — protein sequence MVSGQVILSVYILTFLIGLPANLLAFYAFVKKICEKPTPTDILLLNLTISDLLFLLFLPLKMYEAASEMRWFLPGYLCPVTTFVFFSTIYTSSVLLMAVSVDRYLCVAFPVQYKVHRKPLYGVICSGFIWITTSTHLCFVYIVDHLSRNENPAQDCYNNFTQSQLDVVLPMRLELCVVLYFLPLLVCTFCYTKFILILRRTSSLNEGKRRRAVGMAVGTLLVFVLCFLPYNITHIQGFIIQEDVSWRSDALLLTTVNTVFDPITFYFSSAAFQGNLKALLRQGVKTMYPGAGVTNVSTIQNAVRQVGQTVNLQNNHLGASQWQQRNDWSCRAV from the coding sequence atGGTGTCAGGGCAGGTGATCCTATCGGTCTACATCCTCACCTTCTTGATCGGCCTTCCCGCGAACCTCCTCGCCTTCTATGCCTTCGTCAAGAAGATCTGCGAGAAACCCACCCCGACCGACATCCTGCTCCTGAACCTGACCATCTCCGACCTCCTGTTCCTGCTCTTCCTGCCCCTGAAGATGTACGAGGCGGCGTCTGAGATGCGCTGGTTCCTCCCCGGCTACCTGTGCCCCGTCACCACCTTCGTCTTCTTCTCCACCATCTACACCAGCTCGGTCCTGCTGATGGCCGTCAGCGTCGATCGCTATCTGTGCGTGGCGTTCCCCGTTCAGTACAAGGTCCACCGCAAGCCCCTGTACGGCGTCATCTGCAGCGGCTTCATCTGGATcaccacctccacacacctctGCTTCGTCTACATCGTAGATCACCTGAGTAGAAACGAGAACCCCGCCCAGGACTGCTACAACAACTTTACTCAATCCCAGCTGGACGTGGTGCTGCCCATGCGTCTGGAGCTGTGCGTGGTCCTCTACTTCCTCCCACTCTTGGTTTGCACCTTCTGCTACACAAAGTTCATCCTCATTCTCCGGCGTACCTCCAGTCTCAACGAGGGGAAGCGGCGGAGGGCGGTGGGCATGGCTGTGGGGACGCTGCTGGTCTTCGTCTTGTGCTTCCTGCCCTACAACATCACCCACATTCAGGGGTTCATCATCCAGGAGGACGTCTCCTGGAGGTCTGACGCCTTGCTCCTCACCACGGTCAACACAGTCTTCGACCCAATCACCTTCTATTTCTCCTCGGCAGCTTTCCAAGGGAATTTGAAGGCTCTGCTGAGGCAGGGGGTCAAGACCATGTACCCTGGCGCTGGGGTAACTAACGTCAGTACTATTCAGAATGCAGTGAGGCAGGTTGGACAGACTGTAAACTTGCAGAACAACCATCTAGGTGCATCTCAGTGGCAACAGAGAAACGACTGGTCTTGTCGAGCAGTTTGA